The genome window ACGGCCGCGGGGTAAAGGACCAGGGCACCACGACCACGGTCACCGTGGCCGGCACAGGACGATCCTCCGGCGCTTCCGGCTCCCAGAGGGGAAGCGCCCGGGCGCGGGCCACCCGGAGACCGGGGGTATTCAGCGCCAGATACTCGAAATCATCGGAGGTTATGGCCCGGTCCACCTCCCGCAGTTCCAGGGGAGCGCGGGCAATGGCCTCCTCGAGCGGCTCGGCGTCTCTGCCGCCGCTGGCGGACGCGTCATTGCGCGCGGCAAGGTCTGCCAGCAGGGGATCATCGAAGCGCCACGACGCCAGGGGCCTCAGGTTTCCCGCCGCGCCCCCGCCTGACAGATAGTCGGCCCGCACCCGAGCCCCCTCCGGCAGGACACGCCCGTTGCGGCCATCACCGAAAAGGATGGTACCGCCCGCCGGATCGAGCACGAAATGCCGATCCATGGGACCCGAGGCGTCCAGGTTGTCGCGTTCGGCCCACTCTTCCCAGTCCGTGCCGGTCAGGACCCTGACCCTGAGGCTCCCCTCCATGGCCGGCCGCCGGGCAAGGGGAACTACCTGTCCCGGCATGCCATTGCCCCAGTCGGCGCCGGATGAGGAGGCAAGGATCTCGTCCACCACCGATACCGCCTGGCGCGCCGTCACCGTATTGAGGCGGATGGAGTCGATGCGCGGCGGTATCTCGTAGAAGCCCGCCCCCTGCCGGGCGGCGGCGCGGCGGCATGCCGACAGACCCTCGGAAGGCAGCGGCACGGCGGTGATCTCTTCCGGCAGGCGACAGCGGATCATGGGATAGCGCGGTGCGGGCACCGTTGCCGGCAGGTAAGGCGAGGTGGTCGCCGTCATGTCGGCAGGCACTGAAAAGAGAATCTGTCCGGAGCGGGTCAAGCCGGTGGTGCCGTCCTCCAGCAGATCGAGCCGACGGTAACCGGTATCCGTGGAATACTCCCAGACCAGATCCACCGGGGGTACGGCGGCGGCCGGTTCGTCCCGGTGAGCACCAACGGGAGGCAGGTCTGCTTCGTAGAGGTCGATGGCGAGGCGCACCTCCCGCCCTGCCGGAAGCATCCGCTCAAAGGCGATGAGGAGCGTGCCCCCCGGTGCCGGCTGCTCGCCGAAGGCGGGGAAAAAGAGGGCATCGCGGGCATTGGCATCGGTGACATTGCGGAAGCCGCCGCCCCAGGCGCTGATGACGGCAGCGATCCGGTTGTTCAGCAGGAACAGGTCGTCCGTCGTCTCGAAGGGGAGGGGTTCCCCTCCCGCCTCGGCCGTGAGTCGTGTACCCCGCGGGATCATCAACTCGCGGCCGGCGGTGGACGAGAGGGTCAGGGCCACGGTGGCGGGCACTGCCGGAACCGGCCGGATACCCACGAGACGGAGGAAGGTCCGGTAGTGGTCGGGGGTAAGGCAGTTGAGCCCGTAGATCTGCATCTCCGCCAGCCAGGCGAAGAGCTCCACCAGCGTGATCCCCGGGTCCGATGCGTTGTGGTCGGTCCACGCCGGCGCGCGCACCGCAAGGCTCGCCACTGCCTCCCGCACCAGGTCGGCATATCGTTTGTCGTCAAGATCCGGTATCGGTACTATGGGCATAACGCTCTCACTCCCGCATGGTGCTATGCGTCGCCGGCCCGTGCCGCGACCCGATGGTCTCCGCTGGAAACGAGCAGATAGGGGTCCACCGGCCGCGTCGGCTCATCCGCCTCGCCAAGTTCCATCCGTCGTCCCATTTCATCGACGGCCGTTACCGCCATGCTCGCCACCCGATCAACCCCCTCGACCTCCTCCAGCAAGCGGTAGAGGTCCGAATGGCAGACCAGGCGGCCAAAGGGCCACCCTCCGCCGTCCCACCCGCCGGTCAGGGGATGGAGGAACCGCCCGAGAGCGGCAAGGGCCGCCGTCTCCACCATGGGGGCCAGGTCGAGACTACGGGGCACCAGGGCGGCATCAACCGACACCCGCACGTAGGACGGCCGGGTCACCACTGCATGGCAGGGGGCGGTCACCACGTTGGCGCCGTGACCGGCGATACTTTCCTCCACCCGCCGGCGCAGTGCCGCCGATGGGATGGGCCGGTCATCGGCCGTGCGCGGCACGATGATCACCGTCAGCCATCCCGTGCGGGTCATGCCCCGGTCATCGCACACGGGGAGGCACTTGACCAGGGCCATACCGGGAAACAGCTCCCGGATCAGGCTCTCGTAGTCCTCAACGGTAACGGCCCGGTCGCGGCGCCGCAGGCTATGGGGCCCCGCCGGTAGAGGGCGGAGATATCCTCACCCTCGACCCCGCCTCCGCAGGGGCCGGGATTGACGACCTTGTCCACCAGGGGGATGCCGGTCCGCATGCGGGCAATCGCCCCCCCGCCGAGGTTGCCGGCAGCACCTCCGCCGGTGCGGTAGCTGACCCGGACGTTGTTCGTTCCGGCAGGCAGCACCCGGCCCCTTTTCCCGTTGCCAAAGGAAACGATGCCGCTGCTCCGGTCGATGCCGTAGTGCCGGTCTAGCGGCCCCGAGGCCAGGAGGTCGTCGCGTCCCTCCCACCGCACCCAGACTTCGTTCACCCGTCCTTCCCGGTCAGTCACCCTGCTGATCCGGCCGGGAGCGTCTGCGGCGAGGCGATCCAGCTCTGCGGCGGAAATGAGCCCGAACTCGTTGACCCAAACCTGGTCGTCAAAAACCGGCTTTCGGGCAAGGGTGAAGCTCTGGTCCGGCAGCCCGTTCCCCGATCCCGGCCGCTCGTTCCTCACGGAGGTGAGCTGCAGGGCCCGGGCGGCATTGAGGTAGATGCCCCGGGCAATGGGGGGGCTGTTGGAGGGAAGCTGCCGCCACGACCGCCACCGGGCCGGATTGAGGGTGATCCCCCTCAGGTGGGCCGGTTTGCCGACGATGCGGGGGATGTTCAGGTAGCCGCGGCGCATCCGGTAGGGAAGACCGGCGCCGAGGGCCGTGGGGGCGTACTCCCCTGCCACGAGCACCGCCCGGAGCCAGTGGAGCCGCGTGCCGAAGAGCGGTGCCGGAACGCCCCCTTCGGGCACTACGAGGCGGACGATGCCGGCGCGGGTGAGGCCGGCTGTGCCGTCTTCCACGTCAAGCCTCAGCCACTGGCACGCTACGGCGTCGTAGACTTCCCACTGCACCCGGGGTTTGAAGTCGCGGGCATAATCGATTTCGGCCAGGTCCAGGTAGAGGCCAATGGGCCCCTTGGCCAAGGGGCGGTCGAACCCCGCGTAGAAGGCGGGGCGCAGGTCGGCCAGGGGGCGGAACGGCCGGAAGATCGCGCCCGTGCGCAGCACGGCAAGACCGTCGTCCCACTCCAGATTATTGCGCGTCAGGATAGAATCGGGCTCACCCATGGCCGAGGGATCGGTGCCGTCCCAGGAGAGGGTGATGCGCCCCAGGCGCGGCGGGGTGAAGCCGGCCGCCACGGCCTGGCCGTTCACGATCTCGAACTCCCGGCCATAATCGCCGGAAGAGAGCCGGACCCGGATCCACCAGTTCCGCTGGCCGCTCACTTCCACCTCCGCCATGTCGGCAGGGCAGGTGAAGGTCACCTCGCCCGTGGCCAGGAGGCCGCCGGTGCTGTCGGCCACGTCGCTGATGGCACACCAGCCGGTCCCGTTCCAGTACTCCCATGACAGGCCCGGCCCCGGCGCGGCAGCACGGCCTGACCGGTAGCTGACCACTCCGGCCTTGTCGTAATAGGCCTTGGCCGTGGCTTCGCGGATATTCCTGGCCCGGAGCAGGTAGGAGGAAGCCGGGCGAGCGCTGCCGGGAGCCCGGATTATCCCGGCAACCTGGGCGTCGGACCGGGACAGGAGTTCACCGGCCGTGGCGATGCCCGCTCCCCTGAGCCGGGCCGAGAAGACGGCGCCGATCCCCTGGACCCGTTCGATGGGCACGTCAAGGTCCGTGGCGCAGGTAATGCGGAGGGTAATCCTGGCCCCCCTCTTGGAGAAGACCTCCCGGCTTGCCAGGTGGAAGGCGGCCAGTGGCATGGGCTTGTCGCCGAAGGGAAGGAGGTTCCGGATGAAATCGCCACCGGCAGTCACGGTGAGGTCCTGGGGAACATCGCCGGCAAAAGCCACGTCAGGGTGAATCACCGCGGTGGGAAGCGACCTGGTGCCGACCCCCACCACGGTGCGGAGCACGGCGTCCTTGACCCGCGCCAGGGCAGTCGTGCCGTCGGCACCTACCTTCGGCACCCCCTTGAGCCAGATGCCGTCGATGCCGTTCACCACGCACCGGCCCAGCTCCGGCCGACCGGCCCCGGTGGAGAGAATGAGCCTGCGACGGCACCATCGAATCTCGCCTCGAACAGCGTCTCCCGGCCGTCGGCATCGGTGTAGCTCCAGGCAACCTGGTCGGCCAGCGCCCGCGGCACGCCGGACAGGTGGATCTCCACGCCGCTCCGCACGGTGAAGAGCCCGGTCTGCCGCAGATAGAGGGCATGCTCCTGGAGGTTCTCGGTGCCGTGGAAGATCGTAAAAGAGCTTGCCGCGGTCCACGCCTCCGTGTGGCCGAAGACCTTCTCCCTCCCGCCCGCCGTATCGGGGATGGTGCTGTAGAGGGCCGCGATCCTGCTCGGCACGGCCAGCACGTTCTCGTCGGTTTCGAAGAGGAGTTCCGGGTGGTCCGCGGTCTTTTCCGCCATGACCTGGGTACCGGCGACGACGAGGGCGCTTCGGTCCGCATCCTTGGCCAGGGTGAAGACCACCACGGTTTCGGCCGGCCGGGGCGGCAGGAGCCGCATCCCCAGCACATCCAGAAACGCGGCCAGATGGCGCTCGGGCACACGGTTGAGCCGCTGGAGCACCTCCACCACCATGTTGCCGAAGACGCCGGCCAGGGCACTTCCCGCATCGCCGTCGACACCGCCGCTCCACTCGGGCACATAGAATGGCGCGGTGGCGCGAATCTTCTCGACCACATCCGCGGCCGTACGGCCGTCTATCAAAGGGAGATCGGCATTCATGGCAGTTCGCACCTCGATGTCACGCGCTTTCCTTCAGATAGAACGGGTACACCAGGTTGAACCGGGTGTTGGTGCTCCGCACCCGGTATTCGATATCGATCAGGAGCCGTCCCTCGGCCGCCTCCCGGGGTGAGGCTGTCACGGCCAACAGCTCGATCCGGGGTTCCCACAGGATAAGGGCCTCCTTCACCTCGTTCTCGATCAGTCCCAGGGTGGTGGTGTTGATCACCGAGAAGACGCGGTCGTGGATGCCGCAGCCGAAATCGGGGCGCATGACCCGCTCTCCCCGGGCCGTGCCGAGGATGATGCGGATCGACTCCGCGATGTCCTCTTCGGCCGAGGAAAGGATCATGCTGCCATCCGCACCAGCCGTCACCGGGAACTTCCATCCCGTGCCCAGGAATTCTCTGGTCTTGGTCACTGCGCCCTCCCTATCCGATCATCACCGTGGGACACCCCAGGGTGATGTTGTTGGGCGGCCCCGACTCCACGATGGAATCCCCCTGCCGAGCCGCCGGCAGGCCGCCGATGAAAACCGTGGCGCTTCCCGCCGCCACTGTCCCCCCCACGTGGGGCGACGGCCCCGGATTCATGAGCGGGCAGGCGTGAAAGTCGCTCCCCGCCCGCCAGGCCGGCATGCCGCCGATGAGCACCGTGGCGCAGCCGGGCCCCGGCCCCAGGGGAGTGCCGTGGGATGTCATGTCTCCTGTCCGTGCCGCCATCGGCATGAAAATCTCCTTCAGACGTTTTGTTCGATCACACAGCCACCACTGGTTCCAGGGAGGCGGCGGGGCTCCCGCCCCATCTCCCCCGACACCGAGAAGGATGTCAGTTGATCTTCACCATGGACCCCTGGATGGTCATAACGGCCCCGGCCTTGAGGGTCATGTTGGCGTCCGACTGGATCTCCACCATCTGCCCCTTGATCGTGAGCTTCATGGAGCTCTCGATGCCGATGCTGTTCTGGGCCGAATCGATCACCAGCTTGTTGGAACCGCTCTTGTCCTTGATCTCGATCTTCTCGCCGCCGCCCGCATCGTCCAGGGTGATGGAGTGCCCCGCCTTGGTCCTGATCACCACCTTTTCCGCCCCGGACGTGTCGTCGAAGACCAGTTCGTGGCCGCTGCGGGAGGTGATCTTGCGGATATTGTTGTTGCCGTCGCCGTTGTCCCCCGGCGGGGTATCGGTGCCGTTCCAGAGGCTGCCGAGCACGTAGGGATGCTGCACGTCGCCGTGGTCGAAGGCCACGAGCACCTCGTCCCCCACCTCGGGGAGAAACCAGAGGCCGCGCCCCTTGCCGGCCATGGGGGTTACCACCCGGGCCCAGGTGCTCTCGTCGGCATCGTCCTTCCAGGGAAACCGCACCTTGACCCGCCCCATCCCCTCCGGATCCTGGTTGTCGGCGACGACACCCACCGCTACGCCCGGTGATTTCCCCTTCTGGTCGTCCTTGCCTTCCGCGTCGAGCAGATCATAGAGACCCAAGGGCGTTCCTCCTCACTTCGAAAGTGGTCCGGTAGCCCGAATCCCCCAGGCTGTGCCGCGCCCCCTTCACGTAGTACCTGCCGCTGAACCGCGTGCCGATCCCCTGGATGGCCACGGTAATCCCCGGCCTGAGCTCCGGCATCCCGATGGTCTCCCCCGTGCCGGTGATGAAGCCGTCATTGAGGCGATTGAGCTCGGCGCGGGCCAGGGCGTCGGCCTCTTCCCGGGAAAACACGGGCCGGTCCTCGATGCTGCGAACCACCGGCTCCCCCCCTGCCCCTGCCTGTTCCGCGCCGCTCACACCGCCGGCAAGCCCCTTCAGATCGGCAGCCGTAGCCTTCCCCTCGATACGCTCCTTGGTGGCCGGATTCCACCCCCTGACCCGCACCTCGCTCACCTGGGCGGAGGTGGACAGGCGGGGGGTGAAGCTGACGAGGGTGCGGCCCCACTGGAAAGTGAGCAGTTCCGTTTCCCCGTCCGTCGGGGTACGGAACATGAGGGCCTTGCCCCGGACAAACACCTCGAACCCCAGGTCCCGCGCCAGGCGCCGCAGGAACTCCAGGTCCACCTCGTCCTCCCCCTGCCGGATGCTCGGATGGACCGTAGCGGTTGCCTCCACCCCCGAGGCGTCGAGGCCGTTCAACCGGGCGATCTCGGAGGCGGCGTCACTGGCCCGGGCATTGGTCCGGGAGAAGTGGCTCTTGACCTTCTGGAGACCGTGGGAATGGTCATACCCCTGCACCATGAGCGAGGGGACGCCCGAATTCTGGAACGCGGGGGTCAGGGTATGGAGTCTCCCCTCGAAGAGGGGCTTTGGCGCCGGCACCGCCCGCCCCGTATAGCCGAGAAAGACCTTCACCTCCGCACCGGGCACCAGCTTCGGGTTATCGAGCCAGGTAAAGGTCTGGCTCCGGGGGTCGAGGGTCTCGTTGAAGGCCAGCGACACCATGGCCGGAGCATCGAGGGTTTCGTCCACCTCCACGCTCACGATCCCGTCCTGGGGGATCGTCTCGCCGTCGATCTCAACCCGGAAGCGGGGCGCATAGTAATCGAGACTGATCGTTTCGTCGGCCATGGCTCACTCGATGGGGGGAATGACCAGGTCGGTGCCGGCCTTCACCCGCCGGGGATTGACGATGCCGCTCTCCCGGGCGATGAACCGCCACTGGGCCGGGTCCCCGTATTCCCGGGCCGCCAGAAGCCAGAGGCTGTCCCCCTCCCCCATGGTTCTTACTTTGGTACGATCCGGCGACTGGAGCGGCTTTTCCCGGTTGAGGCCGGTCCGGAACTCCTTCAGCGCCACCCCCACCGTGGCCCGCACGGGGGTCCCGTCGGCCAGAAACATGGTGAACCGCTGGGTGGCCCGCTCCAGCACGCCGGTGAAGCTCTCGCCTCCGCCCCAAACGAAGCGGCAGACGGGCGGGGCATGGGTCTCGGGATCGATGTCGAGGAACGAGGTGATCCGCTTGGTGTGGATCCGCACATCCTGCCCCGTCTCAGAGGTATCGAGAAAGAGATCCATGGTCAGGGTACGGGCAGTGCCCCGGCTGAACTGGAGCAACGGAGCCTCCAACCCCGGGATGGCGATCTCCGCGTACTGGTTACCCTTTTCCACCGCGTATTCGGTGGGATTGAACAGGACCGCCACCTCCTCGCCGGTGTCGGCGTTCACGAGCTTCGCCTTCTCAAGGGCCATGCCCCGCACCTCCCCTCATCGTCCCCGCCGTTCCCGTTCGGTGACGAGTCTCCGTTCGATCACCCGGCAGACCTCGTCGGCCAGCCGATTCACATCCACCGCGGCAGCCGGTGCCCGCGCCACCCGCCCCGTCTCCGCCGCCACCGGCCCGGCAAAGGGCACAGCGTTAGCCGGCACGGCTGCCGGAGGGCGGGAGACGTGGGCCGACCGGCTCACGGGGCCGGCCACCGCGTGGGTCAGGGTAAGCTCTTTCTCCAGAGTGTCGGCGGGCACCGGAGACACCATCCCCCGCCGGCGGTGATCCAGGGCAGCCGAACCGGCAACCGTCCCCCTCTCCGGCAGGGAGGCCGTACCGACTCTTGCCGGAACCCCTGCGGAGCCACTGCGCTCTCCCACGGCAGCAAGGCCACCGAGGGGCCGGACCGTGCCAATCAGCCGGGTCCGTGGCGCCGGCAACCGCTGCCCGGCGGGGAAAGACCGCACCGACACGACTGCCGGATGATGCCCACTGGTGTGGCTCTTTTCTCCCAGGGGCTGAATTGCGGCTACTCCGGCGGGTGTACGCCGCATCATGCGGACGGCCTGATGCGGGGAACCGTTCCCCTCAGCGAACTGTTCACGACGGGGATCCGGCAGGATCCCGCCCCGGCCGGACATCGACATCGTAACCCTCCCCACCGGCACCGCCCGTGAGAATGAATCCCCATCATG of Geobacter anodireducens contains these proteins:
- a CDS encoding baseplate protein, which codes for MTKTREFLGTGWKFPVTAGADGSMILSSAEEDIAESIRIILGTARGERVMRPDFGCGIHDRVFSVINTTTLGLIENEVKEALILWEPRIELLAVTASPREAAEGRLLIDIEYRVRSTNTRFNLVYPFYLKESA
- a CDS encoding phage tail protein encodes the protein MGLYDLLDAEGKDDQKGKSPGVAVGVVADNQDPEGMGRVKVRFPWKDDADESTWARVVTPMAGKGRGLWFLPEVGDEVLVAFDHGDVQHPYVLGSLWNGTDTPPGDNGDGNNNIRKITSRSGHELVFDDTSGAEKVVIRTKAGHSITLDDAGGGEKIEIKDKSGSNKLVIDSAQNSIGIESSMKLTIKGQMVEIQSDANMTLKAGAVMTIQGSMVKIN
- a CDS encoding peptidoglycan-binding protein, which translates into the protein MALEKAKLVNADTGEEVAVLFNPTEYAVEKGNQYAEIAIPGLEAPLLQFSRGTARTLTMDLFLDTSETGQDVRIHTKRITSFLDIDPETHAPPVCRFVWGGGESFTGVLERATQRFTMFLADGTPVRATVGVALKEFRTGLNREKPLQSPDRTKVRTMGEGDSLWLLAAREYGDPAQWRFIARESGIVNPRRVKAGTDLVIPPIE